A segment of the Capricornis sumatraensis isolate serow.1 chromosome 8, serow.2, whole genome shotgun sequence genome:
GGAGGGAGCAGGGGTCTCTTCTCCTGGACCTTGGCTTTGGTCCACCCTGTGCCATCTGTCACCCCCAGAAGACCACTCCATGTGTGTTTTGGGGAGTAGGGGGTGGCCCCTCAGGGCCTCGGAGGGATTGACTGCAGGCCTCCTGAGGCGGGGGCCTCCCACTGCCTCCCCTACATAATACTCCAGCTTGGGCTTGTCTCTATCCAGTCTGGGTTGGCGTGAAGTGCCTGGGTGGGCTTTCCAGCTTGCTAGGGAAAAGGTTTAGGTAGTAAGAGGGAAGTCTGACTTGGGAGCTTCTAGCCTGGCATTGGAGGTCCCTCCTCCAAGGCCTTGGGCCAGACTGGACTGGATTCCCTGAATTATTTGCCACCTCCTGTCCTCAACTCCCTGCTAGAGAGAGAGAGTTTGTACTATGCACTCACTGTCCCCTGTACTTCCCTAGCCTGGCACTTACTAGACAAGTGGCTGGTCATTCTCTAGCTCCCTGTTAGCCCACAGGGACTGCCTCAGTCACCTTGATATACCTAGGACCTAACACAGAACAGGGGCTCTTTACATGTCTAGATGGAGAAGTCCAGTTCCTTCCAGggttttccttctcctctccctcctgctcccctTTCCACTAGGTGAGTTTGGGCCTTTCCACCCCTCAAGAGACACTTCTCCCAGAGGAGAACTGGACTGGCTCAGTGAGTGTGTCCTCTCCCAAGGTGAGCAGGAACTCTCCCTGGACTCAACGTGGACACGGAGATGTATCCGGTTCCCTCCAGAACTAGGCCAGGAGAGCATCTGCTATAATGATCACTCAGACTTTGATCATTCCCAGTAGTAGCATCTGGTTTCACACTGGTTTGTCTGAAAATGTGGACATTATTAGAACATTCCAGAGCTGGAACCAGATAGCCAGGTAGAGGTAGAGGACTCAGTGCCTCTAGTTCAGTGCTGAAAGAGCCAgctgggagagaagagaaagctgagcaatCAGCTCTAGAAGTCAGAACATGAACAGACCTCAGCCAAGGCCTGGGTTTCTGTTACAAACTTTAATTTCTGGATGTTCATCATATGGGGGATGCTGAGAGCTTGCAGGGGGAGTGCTGCTAGTCAGATTGGATAGAAATACAAGCAGTTCCTTTGGGGTGAGTTGGCTATGAGGAGCTGAATTGCTAGGTTCACCCCAGCTGTTTGGGACATCTCTACTTAAACATCCAAGAATCTGTTTGTCCCTATTCTCCACAAAGTTTTACACTACTGAGTTCCAGAGAGTGCATGCATGTGGATTTGTTTAGGTATTCGGGATGGGAATCAGactcttaataaatacttgttgaactTGATGGATAATTGGATCCATTATCTACTCAAAGTGAGAAGATATGGGGGAAAGAGGAGCTTTCTTAGGAAAGGTGCAAAAATTACCCATAGGTCCACAAAAGTCCACATTTTTGGTATCCCATCTTCTTCACAGGATGGTAAATAGATGTATCAGTTATGGGggtaaaaaaaatctagaaaaatcagTGGGTGTGTCTCAGTGGTGGTCAACTTGAAAACTCTGGATGTCCGCTTCTGTCCACCTCAATGGGCTGGGTAAGGCCCAGGgcacacaaagagaaaaaacacTCAGTGTTTGTTGCTGGTTGAACCCCAGACTGTAGTCGGACTGCAGTCATTTCAAGAAGGAGTGACAAGACTAGGGGTCGTGGGAAGTCTGAACTCCAGCCAATAAGTTTTTTTCCAGAGCCTCTGACGGGAGGCAAAGTGTCCAGTCCTGGGTGGGGGTGCGGCAGAGGCTAAGGCTATTTGAATTATGAGGCAAGGAGGAAAAGACTCACCACcccatcctcttcctcctctagCTCCTCATCCTCCTGAGAACACCCATCTGTATCTGGTTTCCTCCCAGCCCAGAGAGGGTGCAGGTGGGCTGGGTCCTGCCTGGGCTCTGTAGGAGGCTGGGGCCTGACCTGCTGCTCCTCAGACTCACATCATCTGAGGTGGAGCTAGGACATCTGGGGAGTGATGCTGATACCACGCTCCAAAGCTGTTGCCATAGCCACCGGTGGGCAGGACCCCTGCCTTGGGTAGATCCCAGAAGGCTGGAAGAGGTGAACAGGGAGACAGGGAGGGGGACCTCCCAGAGAAGGCCCCTTCCTGTCCCCCAGAGTTCTGCTTCAGGAGCTTCTTATACTTGGAGCGTTTGTTCTGAAACCAGATCTTTACCTATGCAGAGAAAAGGGGGAACAACGGAAGATCAGGAGGAGTGACCAGCAAGAGGGAGTCACTCATCCTGGGAGAAGAGCAGATGTTGGGAACATTGGCTCCAGGCCTCCAAAGCCCCTGAAGGCCCTGAATTCCTGCCTCTGAGTTAGTATCCAGTTCTCCCAGTCTGGGTACCCTCTTATACGCCCTGAATCGCCCCACCCCTTTTACATCCCCCATCCCCTCCTACCCCCCACCCTTTTTAACACACTTCCCTAGTCTACTCGCGGCCAGCTAAGGGAACTGTGAAAATAAGGCTGGGGACTCATCAGTCATTCACACCTGAGGGTGAGTTCCCAGGGAACACACTTGGGGAAGGTTGGTGGAGGATGGGACTGGCCCCACCTGCGTCTGGGTGAGGCCGAGCTGCGCGGCCAGCTGGGCCCTCTCGGGCAGCGCCAGGTACTGCGTGTGCTGGAAACGCTGGTTCAGGTGTTGCAGCTGCAGACTCGAGTAGATGGTCCTCGGCTTCCGGAGCTTCTTGGTCGAGGCCTGTGGGCGCCGCTCCGGGGGCTCCGGGGACAGCGGCGGCTTCTCCGAGTCTGGGGGGCGGCGCGAGACGGTGTGTGCACGGATAGAGGGGCGGACGCGCCGTCTCACTGCTTAGCTGCGTCTCGTTTGCATTCCGGCCACGAATTAGCAAAAGCTCAGGCACCGGGCTCGGCCCTGCTCTACCTTGCGCTCACCCTCCTTTCAAACCCCACGTCCACTGCGTGCCGGGTGGGACCAGCCGCAGCTCTTGCCCTCAGGGAGCTCCTACTCGCAACGGTCCAACGACCCTAAGAGAACAGCGCCAAGAGCCGCAGCGAGGGCAGGGGCGGCGCCCCGCGGCGGGAGGGCAGAGTTCAGCCGCGCGTGGTGGCGCCAGcttggggcggggcggggcagagGGCTGGGGCGAGGCTGGAGAGGACGAGGGAAGGGCATTCCGGGCGGAGAGAACTCAGACGCACTGTTCAGAGGCCGAGGCCAGGGTCAGTGTCTGCGTGGCAGCCTCCCCGCTGCCGGAAGACGGGTGGTCGGAGGGGCCAGACAAGAGTGGGCCTTGAACGCCAGGATGCGcagtcctcccagcatcagagtatggAAAGTGCCCCAGGCTTTGCCATCACCTCCCGTATTGTAAGGGCCTCCTTCTCCTGAGGCACGCCCTCCAGGAAAACTGacatctcttccctcccccaagGCCGGCTGGCTGGAAGAGTAGGCTTTCAGGGGCCCTAGAAGCCGGTTAGTGCAAGGCTGCCCCCTCCTCCGCCCGGCTGCACTCACAGAGTGGTTCCCGATTGGCACGCAAAGTGACCGGGGTTCGGAGAGCGCAGGCCCTCGGGGCGGCTCCGGGATCGCGCTGCGGTGCCGCCGCGGGAGATGCGGCCAGCTTCTGCCTTCCCGTTCAGCCCCTCGAGGAACCTCGGTCGGGTCACAGCTTGgccctgggatggggagggcaaGGGGTTCCCCTCTTCTGATTCGAGCGTCCCACCCTGCGCCACCCTACCGGGACTTCGAGACCGTTCGTGCaaagggcagggctgggatggACGGAGCGGCCGAAATGTCCACGGGCTTAGGGTTCGTTGCCCGCCGCCAAGCTCAGCGGACCGAGCCCTGGGCCCCGGGTGCCTAGACGCAGAGGGGGTCCGACCGCGTCTCCCACCGCCCCGCCCCCGAATTCTTCCTCCGTTTGGGCTCACCACACCCACACTTCAGGTCCCCCGCCCTCGTCCGGCCGCGGTGACCCCGTGCCTTCACCTCCCCCGCATCCCTCACCCGTGGTCTCCGGCGCTACGGGCTTCTCAGATCCACCCCCCTGGACCCCCGCTTCAGCCAATTCCCAGAAAAACCGTTGGGTTTCCGCTCCCGCCCGCGCCCGTCGGGCCTCTCCTGGTTCAACCCCGCCGCTCGCCGCCCCGGGCCGGCCACTGAGCGACCACCCGCGCCTCTTGGGCTGCAAAAACTGAACAGTTCGAACTCTGAGGCAGAGACAGCAGGAAGCCTGCTTCAGCTGCGAAACTCTCAACGCCCTCCTCACCCTAATTCTCCCAGCAGACCCCACTCCTAGTTTCTTTCCCCACTGCTGCTTTCTCCACACCAGTTGCAGCAAGTCAGGACGAATCTGCCCAGGTCGCAATTCGGGAGCGCAAGGGCCTCCCTCGAGGCAGCGCAGCACCCGCCTGCTCATCGGGGCGGTGGCACACAGCTCACTTAGAGCCAAACCTCTCCCTGAGGCAGGGGTGAACAAAAGGGGGGCAAAAGGAAGACCCTCGCAAGTCCTCTCTC
Coding sequences within it:
- the DLX4 gene encoding homeobox protein DLX-4: MTSLPCPLPGPDASKAVFPDIAPVPSVVAAYQLGLSPVTAAAPDLPYSGPYGHLLPYPYSGPAIPGDSYLPCQLSTAPSQPAHQERETDSEKPPLSPEPPERRPQASTKKLRKPRTIYSSLQLQHLNQRFQHTQYLALPERAQLAAQLGLTQTQVKIWFQNKRSKYKKLLKQNSGGQEGAFSGRSPSLSPCSPLPAFWDLPKAGVLPTGGYGNSFGAWYQHHSPDVLAPPQMM